The following proteins are encoded in a genomic region of Bacillus sp. FJAT-22090:
- a CDS encoding mandelate racemase/muconate lactonizing enzyme family protein, producing MIIQSIETCDVAVPLTKPFKTALRTVTTAYSIYVKVTTSEGQIGYGEAPPTHVITGESMDSIRYAINEILAPQLIGMNLLESELIFHKLNTSLVRNTSAKAAVDMAIHDLLSRQFGLPLYQFLGGYRSTLETDFTVSVNQPTEMADDAERYVKEGFNILKVKVGIGEIKDDIDRIHAIRERVGDGPRLRLDANQGWNAKEAVRAIRNMEDAGLAIEFVEQPVPAHDIEALKYVTDRTDTPIMADESVFSVHDAKRVLEMRAADLINIKLMKSGGIYNAKKINTLAEANGVACMVGSMIETKIGITAAAHFAASHPNIQYFDFDAPLMLAKDLVLGGVIYETSKMKFSNENGLGISRVKTE from the coding sequence TTGATTATACAATCTATTGAAACATGTGATGTAGCAGTTCCACTAACAAAACCTTTTAAAACAGCGCTACGTACTGTTACTACGGCTTATTCCATTTATGTTAAGGTCACTACGAGTGAAGGGCAAATCGGTTATGGCGAAGCGCCTCCTACACATGTCATCACGGGAGAATCGATGGACAGTATTCGGTATGCTATCAATGAAATATTAGCGCCTCAGCTAATAGGGATGAATCTATTAGAAAGTGAATTGATTTTTCATAAATTGAACACCTCTCTTGTAAGAAATACGAGCGCGAAAGCTGCAGTTGATATGGCTATACACGATTTACTTTCACGTCAATTCGGACTTCCTTTGTATCAATTTCTAGGAGGGTATCGAAGTACACTCGAAACGGATTTTACAGTTAGTGTAAATCAACCAACAGAAATGGCAGATGATGCCGAACGATATGTAAAAGAAGGGTTTAACATACTGAAAGTTAAGGTTGGTATTGGAGAAATAAAGGATGATATTGATCGTATACATGCAATTCGAGAAAGAGTAGGAGATGGACCAAGGCTAAGACTTGATGCAAACCAAGGATGGAATGCAAAAGAAGCCGTGCGTGCAATCCGAAACATGGAGGATGCTGGTCTTGCTATCGAATTTGTAGAGCAGCCTGTTCCCGCTCATGATATAGAGGCATTAAAATATGTAACCGACCGAACGGATACACCAATCATGGCTGACGAAAGTGTATTTTCAGTACATGATGCCAAAAGGGTTTTAGAAATGCGTGCTGCAGATTTGATTAATATTAAGCTGATGAAATCAGGCGGCATATATAACGCCAAAAAAATAAATACACTTGCAGAAGCAAATGGTGTTGCATGCATGGTAGGCAGTATGATTGAAACAAAAATAGGTATTACAGCTGCTGCTCATTTTGCTGCAAGTCATCCAAACATTCAATACTTTGACTTTGATGCACCACTAATGCTAGCAAAGGATCTTGTTCTTGGAGGGGTCATTTACGAAACGAGTAAAATGAAGTTTTCCAATGAAAATGGACTGGGAATATCACGAGTCAAAACAGAATAG
- a CDS encoding peptide ABC transporter substrate-binding protein, whose protein sequence is MKKWLSLFVLAFLALVLSACTANKNAGEEKPAETTTEEENEEVEVATEKILYLNNGNEPTSFDPSVGFDAVSWNALNNLMEGLVRLSKDHIAEPATAEKVDVSEDGLTYTFTIREDAKWSNGDPVLASDFVYGWLHMLNPETASPAAFLAYFIEGAEAYNNGEGTADAVAIKALEEKVFEVKLNAPTEAFLNIITNPSFFPVNEKVATENPTWFTEADTFVGNGPFKLASWEHDVSFSFAKNENYWDAGSVKLDKVEWAMVDDSNTEYQMYETGELDVSGVPSELADKLMSDPELKNEDQAGLYFYRFNVSQEPFTNKKIRQAFGLAVNQQEIVEFVTKNGEKPAEGFVPYGFIGPDGKEFRETAGKLTGFDAEKAKTLLAEGMAEEGYTALPEVVLTYSTSDVHKKIAEALQSKFKEVLGVDVKLQNVEASVFAAEQKEFKYQLSRSSFLFDYADPVNALESFITGSSMNRTTWSNPEYDKLITDIKNETDEAKRWEMLIQADAMLMEEMPVFPVHYYNQVTLEKSNVSGIVRHPVGYMDLKWADKE, encoded by the coding sequence ATGAAAAAGTGGTTATCATTGTTTGTATTAGCATTTTTGGCATTAGTGCTATCAGCTTGTACAGCAAACAAAAATGCAGGAGAAGAAAAACCTGCAGAGACAACAACAGAGGAAGAAAACGAAGAAGTAGAAGTAGCTACAGAAAAAATACTCTATCTAAATAACGGAAACGAGCCGACCTCGTTTGACCCATCCGTAGGGTTTGATGCAGTATCTTGGAATGCATTAAATAATCTGATGGAAGGATTAGTAAGACTTTCAAAGGATCATATTGCAGAGCCGGCTACGGCTGAGAAAGTAGATGTATCAGAAGATGGTTTGACATATACATTTACAATTCGTGAGGATGCTAAATGGTCTAATGGAGACCCTGTGTTAGCAAGTGACTTCGTATATGGCTGGTTGCATATGTTAAATCCAGAAACTGCCTCTCCTGCAGCTTTTCTTGCATATTTTATAGAAGGAGCAGAGGCTTACAATAATGGAGAAGGTACTGCTGATGCAGTAGCAATAAAAGCGTTAGAAGAAAAAGTGTTCGAAGTAAAATTAAATGCACCTACAGAGGCATTTTTGAATATTATTACAAATCCAAGCTTTTTCCCGGTAAATGAAAAAGTGGCGACGGAAAACCCAACGTGGTTTACAGAAGCAGACACATTTGTTGGAAACGGGCCATTTAAATTGGCATCATGGGAACATGATGTAAGCTTCTCGTTTGCAAAAAATGAAAACTATTGGGATGCAGGTTCTGTTAAGTTAGACAAAGTGGAATGGGCGATGGTAGATGACTCTAATACGGAATATCAAATGTACGAAACTGGAGAACTAGATGTCTCTGGTGTTCCATCTGAACTTGCAGATAAGCTAATGAGTGATCCAGAGCTTAAAAATGAGGATCAAGCAGGTTTATACTTCTATCGTTTTAACGTATCACAAGAGCCTTTTACAAACAAAAAAATTCGCCAAGCATTTGGCTTAGCGGTTAACCAACAAGAAATCGTGGAATTTGTAACGAAAAATGGTGAAAAGCCAGCAGAAGGATTTGTACCATATGGTTTCATTGGTCCAGATGGAAAAGAGTTCAGAGAAACTGCAGGTAAATTGACTGGTTTTGATGCAGAAAAAGCAAAAACATTATTAGCTGAAGGTATGGCTGAAGAAGGATATACAGCATTACCTGAAGTGGTCTTAACATACTCTACAAGTGACGTTCATAAAAAAATTGCTGAAGCTCTTCAAAGTAAGTTCAAAGAAGTATTAGGGGTAGATGTGAAGCTGCAAAACGTAGAAGCTAGTGTATTCGCTGCGGAGCAAAAAGAATTTAAATACCAATTATCACGTTCATCTTTCTTATTTGACTATGCTGATCCAGTAAACGCATTAGAAAGCTTCATAACTGGTTCTTCTATGAATCGTACAACATGGTCAAATCCTGAATATGATAAATTAATTACTGATATTAAAAATGAAACGGATGAAGCTAAACGTTGGGAAATGTTAATCCAAGCAGATGCAATGTTAATGGAAGAAATGCCAGTTTTCCCAGTACATTATTACAACCAAGTAACACTTGAAAAGTCCAATGTATCTGGTATCGTTAGACATCCGGTAGGTTATATGGATTTAAAATGGGCAGATAAAGAGTAA
- a CDS encoding ABC transporter ATP-binding protein codes for MNDIKQKILQVDNLQVSFRTFGGEVEAIRGVSFDLYKGETLAIVGESGCGKSVTSNAIMGLIPQPAGIIKNGSIVFKGKDLTKLSKAQLRKIQGVDISMIFQDPMTALNPTISIGEQLTEGLRTHQKIGKQEAKKKAIEMLNLVGIPNPEERLKQFPHQFSGGMRQRIVIAIALICDPELLIADEPTTALDVTIQAQILELFEEIQRKTDISIILITHDLGVVAKIADRIAVMYAGKIVEIGDKREIFYTPEHPYTKGLLNSVPRLDLEEEELQPIEGTPPDLFSPPKGCPFTARCDYAMEVCEHAYPFTARLSEAHAVDCWLQDERAKVLLEQR; via the coding sequence GTGAATGACATAAAACAAAAAATCTTACAAGTGGATAACTTACAAGTTTCTTTCCGCACTTTTGGAGGGGAAGTAGAGGCCATTAGAGGTGTAAGTTTCGATTTATATAAAGGGGAGACACTTGCAATTGTAGGTGAATCTGGGTGTGGTAAAAGTGTTACTTCCAATGCAATTATGGGGTTAATTCCACAACCGGCTGGAATCATTAAAAATGGGAGTATTGTTTTCAAAGGGAAAGATTTGACTAAATTGTCTAAAGCGCAGCTTAGAAAAATACAGGGTGTTGACATCTCGATGATATTCCAAGACCCTATGACAGCGTTAAATCCTACAATTTCCATTGGAGAGCAACTGACGGAAGGACTACGGACGCACCAAAAAATAGGGAAGCAAGAAGCAAAAAAGAAAGCAATTGAGATGTTAAATCTTGTAGGGATTCCAAATCCTGAAGAACGATTAAAGCAATTTCCCCACCAGTTTTCAGGTGGTATGCGTCAGCGAATAGTGATTGCAATTGCACTTATTTGCGATCCAGAATTATTGATCGCGGATGAGCCGACAACAGCATTAGATGTGACGATTCAAGCGCAGATTTTAGAGCTATTTGAAGAGATTCAAAGAAAAACGGACATATCAATTATATTAATCACACATGATTTAGGGGTTGTGGCAAAGATTGCAGACAGAATAGCGGTTATGTATGCAGGGAAAATTGTGGAGATCGGTGATAAGAGAGAAATCTTCTATACTCCAGAGCATCCATATACTAAAGGATTATTAAATTCGGTACCGCGACTAGATCTGGAGGAAGAAGAATTACAACCAATAGAAGGTACTCCACCTGATTTATTTTCACCACCAAAGGGGTGTCCTTTCACTGCCCGTTGTGATTATGCAATGGAAGTTTGTGAGCATGCGTATCCATTTACGGCCAGATTATCCGAAGCCCATGCGGTGGATTGCTGGCTTCAAGATGAGCGGGCGAAAGTATTATTAGAACAAAGATAG
- a CDS encoding ABC transporter permease has protein sequence MTNPQNVVSPQNVQDEWFRPKPKNQEKAEAVVRPSLSYWKDAWRRLRKNKLAMGGLIFLILLTLFAIFGPIFSPYSVTATDYPSQNQAPSAAHWFGTDEAGRDVFTRTWYGARISLFVGVMAALIDFFIGIIYGGLSGYKGGRTDAVMMRIVEVLYGLPHLLVVILLMVVMGASLTTIIVALTVTGWVGMARIVRGQVLQIKNYEFVTASKSFGAKTSRILRKNLLPNTMGPIIVQMTLTVPSAIFAEAFLSFLGLGIAAPFASWGVMANDALPVILSGHWWRLLFPALFISLTMFAFNVLGDGLQDALDPKLRR, from the coding sequence ATGACAAACCCACAAAATGTGGTTTCCCCACAAAATGTACAGGACGAGTGGTTTAGACCAAAACCAAAAAATCAAGAAAAAGCGGAGGCTGTTGTAAGGCCGTCGTTATCTTATTGGAAAGATGCATGGCGCAGACTCCGTAAAAATAAACTTGCAATGGGCGGGCTAATATTTCTTATTTTACTTACGCTCTTTGCCATATTTGGTCCAATTTTTTCTCCTTATTCAGTAACAGCCACTGATTATCCTAGTCAAAATCAGGCGCCTTCTGCTGCCCATTGGTTTGGCACGGATGAGGCAGGTCGTGATGTATTTACTAGGACATGGTATGGTGCTCGAATCTCTTTATTTGTAGGAGTAATGGCAGCCCTTATCGACTTTTTCATTGGAATTATTTATGGCGGTTTGAGTGGATATAAAGGTGGACGAACGGATGCAGTAATGATGCGTATAGTAGAAGTGCTTTACGGATTGCCGCATTTGTTGGTTGTTATTTTACTAATGGTTGTAATGGGGGCGAGCTTAACCACTATTATTGTTGCACTTACGGTGACAGGGTGGGTAGGTATGGCTCGTATTGTTCGAGGACAGGTACTTCAAATAAAAAACTATGAATTCGTGACCGCCTCCAAATCCTTTGGTGCAAAGACTTCTAGAATTTTACGCAAAAACCTCCTGCCGAACACAATGGGTCCGATTATAGTTCAAATGACGCTTACTGTTCCAAGTGCTATTTTTGCAGAAGCATTTCTAAGCTTTTTAGGATTAGGAATTGCTGCTCCCTTTGCAAGTTGGGGTGTTATGGCAAATGATGCATTGCCTGTAATTTTATCGGGGCACTGGTGGCGTTTATTATTTCCAGCACTTTTCATTTCCCTGACGATGTTTGCTTTTAATGTATTGGGAGATGGTTTACAAGATGCACTTGATCCAAAATTGAGGAGGTAG
- a CDS encoding S66 peptidase family protein, with amino-acid sequence MKIRPKRLQKGDTIGIIAPSSPPNLKQLNNSLAFLDELGLSYQMGKSVENVYGYLAGNDEDRLEDLHEMFANPDIAGIICAGGGYGSARYTDKIDFQLMNEHPKIFWGYSDITFLHTGMNLYSNIVTFHGPMLASDVGKSTFSDLSRKMFQQLFEPMELHYTSAISPLTSVSGGVARGELTGGNLSLLASGIGTKYEVDTRDKILLIEDIGEEPYRVDGMLNQLRQAGKLDEAAGFVIGDFNDAEPKKRKVSLSLDEVLDHYLGGLGKPAVKGFNIGHCEPHFAVPLGAEAQLDAENLSLIILPGVE; translated from the coding sequence ATGAAAATTCGACCGAAAAGATTGCAAAAAGGAGATACAATTGGCATTATTGCTCCTTCCAGTCCTCCTAATCTAAAACAGCTAAACAATTCACTAGCATTTCTAGATGAATTAGGCTTGTCTTATCAAATGGGGAAAAGTGTAGAAAACGTGTATGGTTATCTTGCTGGTAATGATGAAGATAGATTAGAAGATTTACATGAAATGTTTGCTAACCCGGACATCGCCGGAATCATTTGTGCTGGTGGAGGTTATGGTTCTGCTCGGTACACAGATAAAATAGATTTTCAATTAATGAATGAACACCCTAAAATTTTCTGGGGCTACTCAGATATTACTTTTTTACATACAGGGATGAATTTATATTCCAATATCGTCACTTTCCATGGACCAATGCTAGCTTCTGATGTAGGGAAATCTACTTTTTCTGATTTATCCAGAAAAATGTTTCAACAGCTATTTGAGCCAATGGAGCTGCACTATACATCAGCCATTTCTCCTTTAACTAGTGTTTCGGGGGGAGTAGCCCGAGGAGAGTTAACAGGTGGTAATTTATCGCTACTTGCAAGTGGAATAGGGACCAAATACGAAGTAGACACAAGAGATAAGATATTGTTAATAGAAGACATTGGGGAAGAACCATACCGAGTAGACGGTATGCTCAATCAGCTTCGACAAGCAGGCAAGTTGGATGAGGCAGCTGGTTTTGTCATTGGAGACTTTAATGATGCAGAGCCTAAAAAACGCAAAGTTTCCTTGTCTTTAGATGAAGTGCTGGATCACTATTTAGGTGGATTAGGAAAGCCCGCAGTGAAAGGCTTCAACATTGGACATTGTGAGCCACATTTTGCAGTTCCGCTTGGTGCCGAGGCTCAGCTGGATGCAGAAAACTTATCACTTATTATCCTTCCAGGTGTGGAATAA